One window of the Cotesia glomerata isolate CgM1 linkage group LG10, MPM_Cglom_v2.3, whole genome shotgun sequence genome contains the following:
- the LOC123272639 gene encoding tubulin polyglutamylase complex subunit 2, giving the protein MSFFVDIVTEDSFYENLTLGVVKLLEASPCVKNVKVERQSACERSAISSWEQKHCCLLPDDLKRFYASTDGFSLNWSLDIAGEEFPVGRMTINEFAGLKRFIGSKEQQQQTEIESKSQDESEMIPSLGGRCKLFEIDQCGGIAKIFLVYHIRPDWDGEPGIWLYNDDNASGNWYHLSDTFIKYFRMMLVHLGLPLWQYCVAGLDLPTWVQQTYYLVGPHLLSTGEEREERGKQTTETISTTIFKDAPYNTIDPSIFKTRDNKQRNSRKK; this is encoded by the exons atgtcattttttgtCGACATTGTAACAGAAGATTCATTTTACGAAAATCTAACACTCGGGGTTGTTAAATTACTTGAAGCGAGTCCGTgtgttaaaaatgttaaagttGAAAGACAAAGTGCTTGCGAAAGAAGTGCCATTTCCAGTTGGGAGCAGAAACACTGCTGTTTATTACCAGATGATTTAAAACGTTTCTACGCTTCAACTGATGGGTTTTCACTTAATTGGAGTCTTGATATTGctg GTGAAGAGTTTCCTGTCGGTAGGATGACGATAAATGAATTTGCTGGATTGAAAAGATTTATCGGAAGCAAAGAGCAACAGCAACAGACTGAAATTGAATCGAAATCACAAGATGAAAGTGAGATGATCCCGTCATTAGGTGGCCGATGCAAACTTTTTGAAATAGATCAATGTGGTGGAatagctaaaatttttttggtttatcaCATTAGACCGGATTGGGATGGAGAACCCGGGATTTGGCTCTATAACGATGACAATGCCAGTGGAAACTGGTATCACCTATCGGACACTTTTATCAAGTACTTTAGAATGATGTTGGTACACTTGGGATTACCTCTCTGGCAATACTGTGTGGCTGGACTCGATCTACCTACGTGGGTTCAACAAACCTACTATTTAGTTGGACCTCATTTATTATCCACCGgtgaagaaagagaagaaagAGGAAAACAAACCACCGAAACTATTTCTACTACAATATTTAAAGATGCTCCTTATAATACTATTGAtccttctatttttaaaactcgCGATAATAAACAAAGAAActctagaaaaaaataa